From the genome of Haloferax sp. Atlit-12N:
ATTGCGAGCCGCGTCTCGCGGAAGTCGTCGTTTCGGACGTACTGGAGAACGAACACGGCGTCGGAGAGGTACTCGACGATACCGTGTCTGGAGACGTAGGGGTTGGACTGGTCCGCCTCGGAGGTGAGCATCGTCGTCACCCCCGCGTCCTTCAGCGACCGCGTGAAGTTGAACACCTCGCTGCGGCGCTTCGAGGGGTGGTCGTACATCATCTCCAAAAGCGAGACGGAGTCGAGGACGAGCCGGTCGGCACCGAACTCCTCGACCAGCCGCGGGAGGTCGTTTCGGATGCTCGACAGGCTGTTCGCCATCTCCACGGGGTCGAGGTCGACGACGGCCAGTCGACCCTCGGCCTCGTGTTTCGAAAAGTCCCAGCCCTTCTCGTCGGCGGTGTCGAGGATGCGCTCGCGGCTCTCTTCGAGCGTGATGTAGACGCCGCTGTCGCCGTCTTCGAGCGCCTTCCGGAGGAACTGCAGGCCGAACGTCGTCTTGCCGGTCCCGGCGCTCCCGATAGTGACCATGAGCGACCGCTCGGGGACGCCGCCGAGAATCATGTCGTCGAGACCTTCGATACCGATGTCGATGCGGTCGATGTCGGAATCGAACTCCTCGTCGTCGAACGACGGCGGTTCCGACTCCCCCGGCCCCGGGCCGAATCCGAACTCGTCGCCGGACTGCTCGCCGCCGAGGCCGCCGCCCGCGTCGGGCATCGGCGCGTTCTCGAACGCCGTGGCGAAGTCGGTCGAAAACGGGTCGTCATCGCCGTCGAAGCGGTCGTCGTCACCGCCGAAGGGGGCGCGGTCATCGAACGACAGAGACTCTCCGCCGCTGTTCCCGGTCTCGGTGTCATCTTCCGACGGTTCGTCCGCGGGGTCCGCGACCGCATCGCTCTCGGGGGACCCGTCGGTCTCACCGTCGTCGCGCTGCTCGCTTTCGTCCGGGTCCGCGTCGTCTGCGTCGGTCTCGCCGTCGTCGCGCTCGCGGAGTGCTCGCTCGAACCAGTCGTCGTCACTCACGGGAGCCACCACCGAACGACAGCGCGGCCGGCGTCCGTGCCTGCCATCACCTCATGGTGGGCAGGCGTCGTGATGAACGTTTCCCGTGTTCGGAGCTACCGCGCGGCGTCGAGCGGAGACGGGGCCGGGCGACGTGACGGTGGGCTTTTGCCCGGGGACGCCAAACCGCGGTGCATGAAGGTCGGCATCGTCGCACAGAAAGGCAACAGCCGGGCCGCGTATCTCGCCGCGGACGCGAGCGAGGCGCTCGCCGAAGTCGACGCCGAGGCGGTCGTCGACGCGGCGACCGCCGAGAAGTTGGGCGTCGAGGGCGTCCCCGTCGAGTCGCTGGACGACTGCGACCTCGTAGTGAGCATCGGCGGCGACGGAACGTTTCTCTACGCCGCCCGCGGTGCCGACGGCGTCCCCATCCTCGGTGTCAACCTCGGCGAGGTCGGCTTCCTCAACGCGGTCTCGCCCGACGACGCCATCGACGAGGTGCTGGCCGAAGTCGCCGCGTTTCGGGAGGGGAGCCAGTCGATTCGGGAGGTCCCCAGAATCGTCGCCAGCGGCGACGGCTGGGAGATGGACCCATCGATGAACGAGGTCGTCGTCCACGGCCCGCGCCGGGGTCACGGCGGCGGCGCGGACTTGGAAGTCCGCGTGAACGGCTCCGTGTACTCCGGCGGCCACGCCGACGGCGTGCTCGTCACGACGCCCGCGGGCAGTTCCGCCTACAACCTCAGCGAGGGCGGGCCGCTCGTCCACCCCGGCGTCGAGGGACTCGTCGTCACCGAGATGGCGGCCGACGCGGGGATGCCGCCGCTCGTCGTCCCATTGGATGCTGCGGTGACCGTCAGCGTCACCGGCGCGCCGTCGTCGGTCGTCGTCGGCGACGGCCGGACCCGACGGACGGTGTCGCCGCCGACGGAGATTCACATCGAGCGGTCCGACTCGCCGGTCCGACTCGCCGGTCCGACCTCTGACTTCTTCGAAGCGCTCGGAAAACTCGACTGAGCGCGCTGCCGCGGTCGGCTACTCCGCAAGTTCTCGTTCGCCCTCGTCCCCCGACGCCTCGGCGCGGGGGAGCGGCGTCCAGTCGATGTCGACCACGTTGTCCGCCCGCCCGCGGAGTCCTGGCCGAGAGACGACCTCGAACGTCCGGTTTTCGGTCTCGCGGGTGAAAAGCGAGTGCGCGAGGACGTTCGCCACGTCCGCGCGGGGGACGCTTCCGCAGACCGAGTCGCCGCCCTCGCCGACGACCACGTCGGCGGTCGCGGGGGCGTCGGTGAGCGCGCCGGGCCTGATAATCGTGTGGTCGAGCGGCGCGTCTCGAAGCCGCGTCTCGCTTCGTTCCTTCGCCGAGAGGACGCCCGACGCGGTGAGAAGCGCGCGGAGCGACAGCGGGAGTCCGCCCTTCGAGTCGCCGACGCCGATGGAGGACATAAGAACGAACCGCTGCGCGCCGGAGGCGGTCGCGGCGTCCACGAGGTTGACGACGCCCGCGCCGTCGACGAGGTCGCCGCGGATGGTTTCGAGTCCCGCCGAGACGCCGACCGCGGAGACGACGGCGTCGGCGTCGAGAACCGCCCGCCGGGCGTCGTCGGGGTCGAGGAGGTCGCCGACGACGACCTCGTCTGCACCGCGCGCTCGGAGGTCGGATTCGGCGTCGGTGTCGCGGGTCAGCGCCCTGACGACGAGGGGCGTCTCGGCCAGCGCATCGAGGACGTGTCGGCCGGTCCGACCCGTCGCACCGGCGAGGAGGACGCGACCGCGATTGCGTGCCATACCCGCGCATGGGGGCGGGGCTCAATAACCTTCGGGAACGCGTCAAAAGTCCGGGTCGGCGGCGGCGGTCGCCGGCCGAGGAAAGAAGAATCGGGTCGGCGGCGAGTCGAAGAATCGAGTCGAGTGGGTCGCGCGCCGTACTGGTTCCTTACTGGCCCCAGTTGGCGACGACGCGCGGGCGCTCGCCGACCGGGAGCACGTCGATGTCCTCGTCGGCCGCGCCGCGCGCTTCGAGGGCCGCCTTCGCGGAGGCGTACGTCGAGAAGTAGCTGACCTCCTCTTCGACGCAGTCGATGAGCGTCTCGCGGTCGCGGGAGACGACGAAGTCGAAGTTATCCTCGCGGAGCATCGTGAGGAAGTCGTCGACGTCCCCGGGCGTGAGCACCTCGTAGTACTCGCCGAAGGCGTCGAGCAGTTCCTGTCCGGCCTCGCTGTCGGCGTCGGGGAACTCGGGGTCCGCGAGGTCGACGTAGATGGTGCCGTCGGCCGGAATCGGGTCGTTAGCCGCCGACTGAGCCTTCTCGTAGGCCTTGCCGAACGAGGTCGCGGTGCCCATGACCTCGCCCGTGGACTTCATCTCCGGGCCGAGACGTGGGTCCGAACCCGGCAGGCGGTCGAACGGGAGGACGACCTCCTTGACCGACACCTGCTCGGGAATCTGCTCGCTCACGTCGAGGTCGGCAAGCGAGTTGCCGGCCATGACTTTCGCCGCGAGCTTTGCGATTGGGACGCCCGTCGCCTTCGAGACGAACGGGACGGTGCGCGAGGAACGCGGGTTGGCTTCGAGGACGTACACGTCGTTCGAGCCCTCCTCGTTCTGCTTGACCGCGAGTTGGACGTTCATCAGGCCGACCGTGTCGAGGGCGCTGGCGATGTCCTCCGTGACCTCGCGGACGCGGGCCATCGTCTCGTCGTCGAGCGAGCGCGGCGGAATCATACACGCGGAGTCGCCGGAGTGGACGCCGGCGGCCTCGACGTGTTCCATCACGCCGCCGATGAGGACGTTCTCGCCGTCGGAGACGGCGTCAACGTCGAGTTCGACGCCGTCGGCGAGGAACTCGTCGATAAGGATGGGCTTGTCGGGGGAGACGCGAACGGCCTCCTCGATGTACTCCTTGAGGTCCTCGTCGGAGTGGACGATTTCCATCGCGCGGCCGCCGAGGACGTACGACGGGCGAACGAGCACGGGGTAGCCGAGGTCGTTTGCGAGGTCGAGCGCCTCTTCCTCGCTGGTCGCGGAGCCGCCTTCGGGCTGGAGGATGCCGAGGTCGTCCATCAGGCGGTTGAAGCGGTCGCGGTCCTCGGCGAGGTCCATCGCGTCGATGGTCGTGCCGAGAATCTCGCAGTCGACGCCGCGGCGCTTGAGTTCCGATTCGAGCGGGTGACCGATGTTGACCGAGGTCTGGCCGCCGAACTGGAGCATGACGCCGTCGGCGTCGATGGCCTCGATGACGTCGGCGACCTCTTCTGCCGTAATGGGCTCGAAGAACAGGCCGTCGGAGGTGTCGTAGTCCGTCGACACCGTCTCGGGGTTGTTGTTGACGACGTGCGCGTCGATGCCCATGTCGCGGAGCGCCTGCACCGCGTGGACCGAACAGTAGTCGAACTCGACGCCCTGTCCGATGCGGATGGGACCGCCGCCGACGACGACGACGCTCTCCATATCGCGGTCGACGCGGAGTTCGTTACCCGCCGAGTCGCCCTCGAAGGGCCCGCGGAAGAACTCGGGCTTGCGTGCGGAGTAGTAGTACGGCGTCTGCGCGGCGAACTCGCCGGCGCAGGTGTCGACCTGCTTGTAGGTGCGGCCGGGGACGTTCTGTTCGACCTCGCCGACGCTCGTGCCGGTCGCCGCGGCGATGCTGGCGTTGGTGTGGCCGGCGGAGGCGGCGGCGGCGAAGCCGCCATCGGAGGCGGCCTCGACCGCTTCGACGACGCGGCCGAAGCGCTCGACGTACCACTCGTGGATGTCGGTCAGTTCGACCACGTCCTCCGTGGTGTAGCCGCGCTCGAACGCCTCGAAGATGGCGTACGGACGGTCGGGAGTCGGTTTTTCGAGGTACTCAGCTTCGAGCTCCTCGTCGGACACTTCGTCCCAGTCGGCGGCGGGGTCGTACTCGGACGAGCGGAGCGCCTTCAGAAGCGACTCCTCGAAAGTGCGCCCGATAGACATCGCCTCGCCGGTGGACTTCATGGCCGTCGAGAGCTCGAAGTCCACGTCGGTGAACTTGTCCTTGGGCCACCGCGGGACCTTCGTGACCACGTAGTCGATTGCGGGTTCGAAGGCGGCGGTGGTCTCGCCGGTGATTTCGTTGGTAATCTCGTGGAGGCGCTTGCCGAGTGCGACCTTCGCCGTGACGCGGGCGATGGGGTAACCGGTCGCCTTGGATGCGAGCGCGGAGGACCGCGAGACGCGCGGGTTCACCTCGACGACGCGGTACTCGCCGCCGGGCGTGCCGTCGTCGTGCCACGCGAACTGGATGTTACAGCCGCCCTGAATGCCGAGTTCGCGGATGACCTGGAGCGCGGCGTCGCGCATCTCCTGGTGGCCCTCGTCGGGGATGACCTGCGAG
Proteins encoded in this window:
- a CDS encoding KaiC domain-containing protein, coding for MSDDDWFERALRERDDGETDADDADPDESEQRDDGETDGSPESDAVADPADEPSEDDTETGNSGGESLSFDDRAPFGGDDDRFDGDDDPFSTDFATAFENAPMPDAGGGLGGEQSGDEFGFGPGPGESEPPSFDDEEFDSDIDRIDIGIEGLDDMILGGVPERSLMVTIGSAGTGKTTFGLQFLRKALEDGDSGVYITLEESRERILDTADEKGWDFSKHEAEGRLAVVDLDPVEMANSLSSIRNDLPRLVEEFGADRLVLDSVSLLEMMYDHPSKRRSEVFNFTRSLKDAGVTTMLTSEADQSNPYVSRHGIVEYLSDAVFVLQYVRNDDFRETRLAIEIQKIRDANHSRETKPYELTNEGISVYQQANIF
- a CDS encoding NAD(+)/NADH kinase, giving the protein MKVGIVAQKGNSRAAYLAADASEALAEVDAEAVVDAATAEKLGVEGVPVESLDDCDLVVSIGGDGTFLYAARGADGVPILGVNLGEVGFLNAVSPDDAIDEVLAEVAAFREGSQSIREVPRIVASGDGWEMDPSMNEVVVHGPRRGHGGGADLEVRVNGSVYSGGHADGVLVTTPAGSSAYNLSEGGPLVHPGVEGLVVTEMAADAGMPPLVVPLDAAVTVSVTGAPSSVVVGDGRTRRTVSPPTEIHIERSDSPVRLAGPTSDFFEALGKLD
- a CDS encoding SDR family oxidoreductase, which gives rise to MARNRGRVLLAGATGRTGRHVLDALAETPLVVRALTRDTDAESDLRARGADEVVVGDLLDPDDARRAVLDADAVVSAVGVSAGLETIRGDLVDGAGVVNLVDAATASGAQRFVLMSSIGVGDSKGGLPLSLRALLTASGVLSAKERSETRLRDAPLDHTIIRPGALTDAPATADVVVGEGGDSVCGSVPRADVANVLAHSLFTRETENRTFEVVSRPGLRGRADNVVDIDWTPLPRAEASGDEGERELAE
- the carB gene encoding carbamoyl-phosphate synthase large subunit; this translates as MTDEDTSTGPQQGTEDRTILLIGSGPIQIGQAAEFDYSGAQACRALREEGARVVLVNSNPATIMTDPEMADKVYIEPITTEAISEIIERERPDGVIAGLGGQTGLNVTAELAEEGVLEEFDVDIMGTPLDTIYATEDRDLFRQRMEKIGQPVPKSTTISLEEGEAVENITEEALVERVEDSVDAVGGLPVISRTTYTLGGSGSGVVHEMDELVSRVRKGLRLSRNSEVLITESISGWVELEYEVMRDADDSCIIICNMENIDPMGIHTGESTVVTPSQVIPDEGHQEMRDAALQVIRELGIQGGCNIQFAWHDDGTPGGEYRVVEVNPRVSRSSALASKATGYPIARVTAKVALGKRLHEITNEITGETTAAFEPAIDYVVTKVPRWPKDKFTDVDFELSTAMKSTGEAMSIGRTFEESLLKALRSSEYDPAADWDEVSDEELEAEYLEKPTPDRPYAIFEAFERGYTTEDVVELTDIHEWYVERFGRVVEAVEAASDGGFAAAASAGHTNASIAAATGTSVGEVEQNVPGRTYKQVDTCAGEFAAQTPYYYSARKPEFFRGPFEGDSAGNELRVDRDMESVVVVGGGPIRIGQGVEFDYCSVHAVQALRDMGIDAHVVNNNPETVSTDYDTSDGLFFEPITAEEVADVIEAIDADGVMLQFGGQTSVNIGHPLESELKRRGVDCEILGTTIDAMDLAEDRDRFNRLMDDLGILQPEGGSATSEEEALDLANDLGYPVLVRPSYVLGGRAMEIVHSDEDLKEYIEEAVRVSPDKPILIDEFLADGVELDVDAVSDGENVLIGGVMEHVEAAGVHSGDSACMIPPRSLDDETMARVREVTEDIASALDTVGLMNVQLAVKQNEEGSNDVYVLEANPRSSRTVPFVSKATGVPIAKLAAKVMAGNSLADLDVSEQIPEQVSVKEVVLPFDRLPGSDPRLGPEMKSTGEVMGTATSFGKAYEKAQSAANDPIPADGTIYVDLADPEFPDADSEAGQELLDAFGEYYEVLTPGDVDDFLTMLREDNFDFVVSRDRETLIDCVEEEVSYFSTYASAKAALEARGAADEDIDVLPVGERPRVVANWGQ